A single region of the Nicotiana sylvestris chromosome 6, ASM39365v2, whole genome shotgun sequence genome encodes:
- the LOC138870404 gene encoding uncharacterized protein, with product MVVNLKGGNNTGYAIVVTTRSGKGGDTTTPSQKKLVDDEQVVQEDEILENKVQENDEVRIDIDDNMGETQEEVNPSREHIVEIPEPIVPKAKAPIPRPPPPYPQSLAKKNGENQFKKFIDMMKSLSINVPLVKALEQMPSYAKFMKDLVTKNQSMNCETIKMTHQMSAVVHSMSPKLEDLSIFTIPCTIGSADFAKTLCDLGESINLMPYSVFKTLRIGKPRPTSMRLQMVDRTMKRPLGIIDNVSVRVDKFILPVDFVILNCEVDYEVPIILGRPFLATGKALIDVEVGELTFRVGDEKVVFHVCKSVRKPNSNEVCYFVDLVSGVIMDETSAMVNVDDTLEAVLLNYDDEDMEGYVECVDSTSAMLQKRKKAIGWTLADIRGISPTFCMLNINLDEGSKQSIEHQRRLKESMQEVVKKEIIKWLDVGVVYLISDSSSTSPVQCVPRKGGMMVVTNNKNELIPTRTLLEKDVTFHFNDDFMRAFELLKLKLTTTPIITAPNWSAPFELMCNASKVMVGAVLGQRINKIFHLVYYASKTMNSAQVNYTITKKVLLAIVFAIEKFRLYLMGAKVIVHMDHAALRYLMSKKYFKDYLMIWVLLLQEFDIDIQDRKGSENQVADHLSRLEEEGRLHDGLEINDSFPDEQLLAISMKEVPWFADLANYLVSSIIPVELSSNQRKKLKSDCQDYYWDEPYLFRICTDEVIRRCILEEEQVEILGLVILRLMVV from the exons atggtagtgaaccTAAAGGGTGGGAATAACACGGGATATGCCATAGTCGttactacaagaagtggaaaaggTGGGGATACAACCACCCCAAGTCAAAAGAAACTTGTGGATGATGAGCAAGTGGTACAAGAAGATGAGATCCTGGAAAATAAGGTACAAGAAAatgatgaagtgaggattgatattgatgacaatATGGGGGAGACTCAAGAggaagtgaacccgtctagggagcaCATTGTTGAAATACCAGAACCGAtagtgccaaaggctaaggcaccaatacctaggcctcctcctccatatcctcaaagtcttgccaagaaaaatggcgagaatcaattcaaaaagttcattgacatgatgaagagtctatctattaatgtgccattgGTTAAGGCTTTGGAGCAAATGCCCAGTTATGCAAAGtttatgaaggacttggtgacaaaaaaTCAATCGatgaattgtgaaactataaagatgactcatcaaATGAGTGCAGTTGTGCATTCAATGTCTCCTAAATTGGAAGATCTCAGCATTTTCACAATCccttgtaccattggaagtgctgACTTTGCTAAAactctttgtgatcttggggaaagtatcaatttgatgccctattcggttttcaagactttgaggattgggaaaccaagacccacatctatgagattacaaatggtggACCGTACCATGAAGAGACCGTTGGGTATAATTGATAATGTGTCggttcgtgttgataaattcattcttccgGTGGATTTTGTTATTCTTAATTGTGAGGTTGACTATGAAGTGCCGATTATccttgggagacctttccttgctacggggaaggctctAATTGATGTTGAAGTCGGAGAACTTACTTTTCGAGttggtgatgagaaagtggttttccatgtgtgtaagtcTGTGAGGAAACCCAATAGTAATGAGGTGTGTTATTTTGTAGACTTGGTGTCCGGTGTGATTATGGATGAAACAAGTGCTATGGTGAATGTTGATGATACATTGGAAGCGGTCTTGCTCAATTATGATGATGAAGATATGGAAGGTTACGtggaatgt gtagattccACATCGGCGatgctacaaaagaggaagaaggctattggatggacattggcagatattcggggaataagccccactTTTTGCATGCTCAATATTAACTTGGATGAAGGTTCCAAACaatctattgaacatcaaaggagactcaaagaatccatgcaagaggttgtcaagaaggagatcatcaagtggttggatgtcggggttgtgtacctcATTTCTGATAGTTCGTCGACTTCTCCGGTTCAATGTGTCCCAAGGAAAGGAGGCATGATGGTGGTCACCAATAataagaatgagttgattcctacaagaacg CTTTTGGAGAAAGATGTTACGTTCCATTTCAATGATGATTTCATGAGAGCATTTGAGTTGCTAAAgctcaagttgactactactcccatcatcaccgctccaaattggagtgctccttttgagctcatgtgcaatGCAAGTAAGGTAatggttggggctgttttggggcaACGCATCAACAAGATCTTTCATCTGGTttattatgcaagcaagaccatgaatagtgcccaagtcaactacaccATTACAAAGAAAGTGCTTCTTGCCATTGTGTTTGCTATTGAGAAGTTTCGCCTgtacttgatgggtgcaaaagtGATTGTTCATATGGATCATGCGGCACTTCGATATCTTATGAGTAAGAAATATTTCAAAGACTATTTGATGATATGGGTACTTttattgcaagagtttgatattgacatccaagatcgaaaagggagtgaaaaccaagtggcggaccacttgtcacgtttggaggaggagggaaggctgcatgatggccttgaaattaaTGACTCCTTCCCCGATGAGCAACTCTTGGCTATTTCTATGAAAGAGGTGCCATGGTTCGCGGATTTAGCAAATTATCTTGTGAGTAGTATCATTCCGGTTGAGttatcttcaaaccaaaggaagaagctcaaatcaGATTGTCAAGATTACTATTGGGATGAACCCTACCTTTTCCGGATTTGTACAGATGAAGTGATTAGAAGATGTATACTGGAGGAGGAACAAGTTGAAATTCTTGGGCTTGTCATTCTTCGCCTTATGGTggtgtaa